Part of the Paenibacillus sp. JNUCC32 genome is shown below.
TTGCGTTCGGCACGTCAACGCCAACCTCAACAACCGTCGTGGAGATCAGCAGCTGAACCTCATTGCTGTAGAATTGGCGCATGACCTCATCCTTCTCGGCCGGCGTCATGCGGCCGTGCAGAAGTCCGACGGAATATGCGGGGAACGCCTGCTGCATTTGAACATGCAGGTCAATCGCATTCTGGACGTCCAGCTTGTCCGATTCCTCGATCAACGGGGCGATCAGATATGCCTGGCGTCCCTGATTTACTTCCCGGGAAATAAATCCGAGCACGCGGTCCATCAGTTCATGTTTGACCCAATAGGTCGTAATGGGAATGCGCCCTTTCGGACGCTCCGACAGCGTGGATACGTCCATGTCGCCAAAGGCGGTAATCGCCAGCGTCCGCGGGATCGGCGTCGCCGTCATCGTGAGCACGTCCGGGTTATACCCTTTACGCCTTAGAACGCTTCGCTGATTCACGCCGAAGCGGTGCTGCTCGTCCGTCACGACGAGCCCCAGCTCCCGGAAGTAGACGTCATCCTGGATAAGGGCATGGGTGCCCACAACGATGTCCGTAAGCCCCATCTGCAAGGAAGCCAGCAGGTCCTTCCGCTTCTTCCCCGTTACGCTGCCTGTCAGCAGACCGACCGTAATGCCGAAGGGTTCAAACAGCCTCTGCAGGGAACGCATATGCTGTTCGGCAAGAATCTCCGTCGGCACCATCAATGCGCCTTGGAAGCCCGAGCGGACCGTCGTAAACAACGCGATGGCGGCAACAATCGTTTTACCCGAGCCGACATCCCCTTGCAGCAAACGGTTCATGCAGTAAGGGGATCGCATATCATGCAAAATCTCCAGCTCCACCTTCTTCTGCGCATCGGTAAGCTCAAACGGGAAGCTGCGCACGAACTCCCGGATGGTTGCATTGTCGGCCGTATGTACCACCCCGTCCATCCGTCCCCGGTTCAGTGCCCGGAATGCCTGCATTTTTAACTGGAACAGGAAGAGCTCCTCGTACACCATGCGGCGCCGCCCTTCCTGACCTTCCCTGGAGTCGACAGGCTGATGGATCGTCATAATCGCCGATTTACGGGGCATCAGATCATATTTTCGGAGCAGGGATTGCGGCAAAATCTCGGGAATCATCTCCCCGTATTGCTCCAATGCCTGTCCCATCGTTTTTCGGATCCAGGATTGCGTAATCTTTCCGCCGATGGAATACACCGGCTGCAGCGTTCCGCTGCGGAAGGCTCCTTTATCCGGGAATTCGGATTCGGACACCGTAAGCTGCATTCTGCGCTGGTCCCACTTGCCCGTCAGCACGATCTCCCGCCCAGCCGTAAGCTGGTCCTTCAGAAAATGCCGGTTAAACCAAGTCGCGGTGAACATCCAGTTTTCGGCCAGCATTTTGCAGGTTAATCGGGATTTGCGCCCGTAACGCTGCAGAACCGGCACGCTCGCAATCTTGGCTTGAATGGTGATTTTGTCCCCGTCCTTGACTTCGCTTAAGGACCGAAGCCGGTAATCCTCGTACCGGAAAGGGTAATACTCCAAAAGATCCTTGACCGTAGAGACGCCAAAGGCGTGAAGCTCCCCCTCTTTCAGGGCGCTCACGCCGTTGATCTGTCTGACGGATATTTGATCGAGTTTGAGACTCATATCATCTACCTCACTTAAGCAGGCCATATATATGCTGCAATGGTTCCCGGTCCGACGTGCGTACCGATAACCGGACCGATCTCGGAGAACACGGTTTCCTCGATCGTGAACACAGCGGACAGCTGCTGCAGAAAATCCTCAACCAGAGCAGGGTCAGCTGTATGACCCACAGCCACATTAATATTTTTCACGCCGGATAGATCCTGTTGAAACAGCTCAATGATTTTGGCTGTCGCTTTCTTCCGACCCCGGACCTTGTCTACCGGAAAGATAATCCCTTCGCCGTCAATGGACAAAATCGGCTTAATGTTAAGCAGCGTACCGAGCACGGCCGACGCCTTGCCGATTCGTCCGCCCTTCTGCAAATATTCCAGCGTGTCTACCAAGAAGTAGAGGCGGCGCTTGGAACGAAGGTCCTCAAGCGATGAAAGAATATCCGAAACAGCGGCCCCTTCTTGCGCGAGCTTCGCTGCATGAACCACGAATAACCCGAAACCGTAGGAGGCGGATTTGGAATCCCATACGGTAATATCCGCTTCTCCTTCAATAAGAGAGGTTGCAAGCAGTGCGGACTGATACGTTCCGCTCAGGCCGGATGAGATGTGAATGGACACAATGGAGCAGCCTGGGTGCTGTTCCAGAATGGACTCATACACAGCCACAAAATCTGCGGGCGAAGGCTGGGAGGTCGTCGGAAGCTGAGGCGATTGCACCAGCTTTTGGTAGAACTCTCCCGGCGTGATTTCCACTCCGTCCAAAAACGTATCTTCCCCGAACATAAGTCTCAGCGGCACAATATGAATGTTGTGTTGCTTCGCCAGGTCTGCCGGAATATCCGCTGTGCTGTCTGTCACAATAACGGTCTTATTCACCGGAACCCCTCCTAAAAATGTACCATGCATAATATCAAAGCGTTATGAAAAAAAACTCTATCGACGTACTTTCTCCGAAGACAGGCCGCATGCAGCGTAAGTTTTTCTACCGAGATAGGGAAGGAAAGCCTCTTGAGGAACCCGCCTATCTCTTATATCAAGACTCCACGGAGAACAGATAGGAATAGATCGGCTGTCCGCCGTAGTGTACTTCAACCTCCGCGTTAGGGTACTGCTCGCCCAGCCACTCCGTGAGTGCGCTGGTCGATTCCTCGGTTGCGTCAGCGCCGGTAAGCAGCGTTACGATTTCATCGCCGGATTCCAGCATTTTACCCAGCAAATCCTGGGATGTCGTAATCAGATCCTCGTTTGCTGCCACGATGTTGGAATTGCGGATACCGATGAACTGGCCAGCCTTGATCTCGAGATCATCAATTGTTGTGTCCCGCACGGCATAGGTGACCTGCCCCGATTGCACGCGAGTGATGGCATCCAGCATGTTGTCGGTATTCATATCCGCATTCTCGTCTTCCTGGAAAGCAAATGC
Proteins encoded:
- the recG gene encoding ATP-dependent DNA helicase RecG, coding for MSLKLDQISVRQINGVSALKEGELHAFGVSTVKDLLEYYPFRYEDYRLRSLSEVKDGDKITIQAKIASVPVLQRYGRKSRLTCKMLAENWMFTATWFNRHFLKDQLTAGREIVLTGKWDQRRMQLTVSESEFPDKGAFRSGTLQPVYSIGGKITQSWIRKTMGQALEQYGEMIPEILPQSLLRKYDLMPRKSAIMTIHQPVDSREGQEGRRRMVYEELFLFQLKMQAFRALNRGRMDGVVHTADNATIREFVRSFPFELTDAQKKVELEILHDMRSPYCMNRLLQGDVGSGKTIVAAIALFTTVRSGFQGALMVPTEILAEQHMRSLQRLFEPFGITVGLLTGSVTGKKRKDLLASLQMGLTDIVVGTHALIQDDVYFRELGLVVTDEQHRFGVNQRSVLRRKGYNPDVLTMTATPIPRTLAITAFGDMDVSTLSERPKGRIPITTYWVKHELMDRVLGFISREVNQGRQAYLIAPLIEESDKLDVQNAIDLHVQMQQAFPAYSVGLLHGRMTPAEKDEVMRQFYSNEVQLLISTTVVEVGVDVPNATLMIIMDADRFGLSQLHQLRGRVGRGQHASYCVLVADPKSEVGQERMQVMTETEDGFEVSRRDLELRGPGDFFGTKQSGLPEFRLADMVADFKVVEEARGDAAALVSDSSFWTSPEYEPLRDFLQQEKIFQGDIMD
- a CDS encoding DegV family protein, producing MNKTVIVTDSTADIPADLAKQHNIHIVPLRLMFGEDTFLDGVEITPGEFYQKLVQSPQLPTTSQPSPADFVAVYESILEQHPGCSIVSIHISSGLSGTYQSALLATSLIEGEADITVWDSKSASYGFGLFVVHAAKLAQEGAAVSDILSSLEDLRSKRRLYFLVDTLEYLQKGGRIGKASAVLGTLLNIKPILSIDGEGIIFPVDKVRGRKKATAKIIELFQQDLSGVKNINVAVGHTADPALVEDFLQQLSAVFTIEETVFSEIGPVIGTHVGPGTIAAYIWPA